The following nucleotide sequence is from Penaeus vannamei isolate JL-2024 chromosome 10, ASM4276789v1, whole genome shotgun sequence.
gcaaaactggtattatcagggccttgaaaacccgtagcttggtccttctgcacaggtaccgacatctccaaatactcttgttgagagagttcatgacccctgctgccaggccaatccgtctgctgacttcatggtctgacagcccagagttatgaactacacaaccaaggtatgtaaagctctctgtgacttcaatgtcctcgccgcaagcacgtaccgattgaacaggttctcctaacaagtccccaaattcctggaccttggtcttggtccaggagacctctagccctaggggcttcgcttcattgctaatcTAATCTGAAGAGCATAATCTAATCTAAAAATCTTGTCTAACAGTTAATGATTGTtatacattatcaatatcattttatactataagcatcaccattactaccatgAATCATTGTTGCCGTTACTATTGCTCCCATCATTATTACCCttcttactataattactatcattattttcactagcattatcatcactaacattgtcagtataatcattattcagatctgatcataatatcaacactatcatcatcaatgacaatactatcaataatgagacaactactactactactactaacaatatcaatatcaataataaaaaatagtagtaccaacaaaaaaaaattaataacaataattattatcactgttatcatacagaaaagtattataataacataaataataataatagtaataataatagtaataacaaaaataataattatgataatcataagaatcataataaccataatcatagtcagtcatcatcatagtcatagcCAGTCATAGTCATATATAGTCATGGCCATAGTCATTGTCATAGACATAGccatagtcataacaataataatgaaacaataataataatagtaacaccatcaacaacaacatattatcattgtcattattttttatcatcattattactatcaaaactattatcattactttcattactactatcactgtcgtcatcatcatccttacttacggtaacatcatcactatcaccattatcaaaattacgAAAACTAccgtcatcaccataattattcctttttcttcgttaCTCAAATTTTTCAAGATTTCCCATTAATGTGTAAAGTCAACAAATTCATATAAAATTTTTCATTTACAGTGAAATAATTGTATAAAACTTACCTGAGATGTTTTCAATGCACTTTCGATGGATGCCAAAGGCATGCTGCAACTCCGCGCAAATTCAATAGCTTTGGCTAGCTTTGAGTTCAGCTTAGGGTCTGCACCTCCACCTTCTGTGTTGAAGAAATGAAAAGTAAGAATTAGCCTATAAATAAATTGGGAAAGCCGATGCACATTAGAGTTTTTACATCTGGCAGTTCAGGGATTAttttgaaattataaaaaaataattgataaagttACAAGAATTAATACTAAATATTATCATATCAGCAATTAAACTGCCTATACCACTCAGTAATATTCACATTTATTTACCATATTTTTACTATCACTGTATCTTAATCATCTTACAGATGAAATAACCCAagaaatatttgaatatacaccATTACcaactttatcatattttcatatctCAACAGCTGGAACTTACGAGATATACCCTGTATGTATTTCTATCATCACACAATCTAATTGAAAATCCATCAAAAATTGTAGCTTTATTGTCAAAATCAACTTCATTGAGGTTAGATCAAGCAAATCATCAAGTAatacaaaataatgaaataactaaatTAACAAAACATACCTTTAACAGCAAGCTTTATGAGCCTTGAACACTTCATAAATTTCTTCTGTCTTTCAGCATCCTTGGCAGCTTTTGTGTGTTTAATATTTGCCCACTTGGAATGTCCTGCCATGCCTCTGCACTGGAGGAATATTTGGTCAAGGCTAATGCTGGCATTTCCATTTTGGAAGGTATGCCCTCTGGTCCTTGGAATTTTACTTGCGAAGGAACTCTGATACTGCGCAATCAGTGGCCGTACAAGCTGGAACAGAAAGAAcatagtgaaatatatataaataaatactattGCTAGATAACTTCTATGTGCAGAAGCTATTTATTCACTTGGAATGAGCTCCtaacacacaagaaaaaacaacaacaacaatcaaaggGGTGACAGAGAAAatcagaatgagagaaaatgacaataacaaaagggCAAAGAGATTTAAACCCTCTATAGAGCTAGGACACATGTACTGCAGATTTGGTTGTCTGCCAAAGTGTCAATAGGTACAAAGGCAGAATTTCTAGTCATAACCAATACTGACACAAGAGGAGGTGGTTCCCCAAAACAAAGATTTATATTCCTAATATACAATGTACATTAAATGCAATTCAGGGATACCAAAATCCTTTAGTAGTGCCAACTGCCTGACCTGCATTACCCCACTGATCTGTCTTAACCCTAGTCCTGTTGACCTTATTCTCATATATCAACTATCTACTATAGAGTCCTACCGGCACTGATCTTGGTATGGAAGTGTTTAAGTTGCATAAGTACGGTACTTATGAATTTAATATAATTTCACTTTCTATCTTTAACTGGAATGCATCTTATGTGATTTCATCTCTTGTGTTTTACAAGAAATCACGAAAAAGATATACAAAGAGCCTATTTTCTATTGCTTTTGAAAGTCTAATCTTATCCCCGTGAAAACActctaattcatttttttcttatgctcTAATTTACGCGATTATGAAACGACCaatacaagcaaacatacatatatttcatcaGCGCACATCTTACCCTTATCGTATATGACATGTTTTGAGTACAATGGCATGCAATATTTCCGAGTCCAATTTGCAATGTTTTCTGAGGCCTTGTGTATCGGCTGCAAGGCAAgaagtgtaggaggaagggacACTGTCTTCGGAAGAAGCGGGGAAAATTATCTTGAATTCGTGTTGTGAATAGTGTGATGCTTATTTCCCCCCCGTTATAAGCGTCATCTGTTGATTAAAAGTGAGGATATGGAGTATTACGCCATCTGTTGATTAAACGTAAAGATGTAGTGTATTAGAGAAAATATGGAGGTAAGGGGtgacttatttatttttgttgggtaaattttttttgttcatcgattgtgtgtgtatatatatatatatatatatatatatatatatatatatatatatatatatatatatatatataaaaacagaatCCTCTTATCTGTTGAAGCCTTGACTCTTCCCATCCTTTACATATCAACTTTAGGTCAGTTAATACTGATATGTCATATGTCATATGGTTAAACTAACCATACtgttttttatgcatatacatcagATATGAATATTTTAAGATTTATAGTAAAGTTCTGTAACCATCACATTTCACACAGTTAATTTAGAAAGTAATATTTAGTTAAACAGTGACTCAGTGTACTGTGTAGCTTGAGGttgactttttctctttttccagatAATATGATTTCACACATGTaatgggtagggagtgggggcgtCACCATTATAAATGCATAAGATGATGAAACACAATAACAGGAGAATACAATAACTAATGAAATTGGGGGAGGGGCATTGATATGTATAACAGAAGAACTATGATCACAATTACTTGACTTAGATAAAGCCTATGAAAATGTTCTGTGGAAACTGATCCATTCTTTGTGATTCCAAGAAATATACCAGTGTGATTTTCGTACTATTTAGCCAGTACTTCTGGTTTAAAGCCCCTTATGATGAGCTTCTTTCCTATCTACTTGTTTTTGTATAATTCAATTTTTAAATGTAAAATTAAAGTCGTTCAGCCAATTTACTGAATCCAATAGAACTCTCAGGTCGATTAAAAACTCAAACTGTACCTGATTTTGCACTGTGGCAGAAAAGACACCACAGGGAACTTACGAATTGAAAAAAGGTATGCTTCTCATTTGAAAcaatttcatgatttgtttttgCAATTTACTTATGAATTGTGAATTACTTGAAAAAAAGGATACTCTCCATATAGAAATATCTTATAATTTGATTTAACAATTTACCTAAGGGATATAATTTCTCAATAGAAATATGCGAAACTTGGGATTTACGGTTtctttgtaaataaaaaatacataggaTGTCTTAAGGTTTGGGCCCCAAGTCTCAAGTTGATGCTTCACACAATacagtatttatatgtgtgaaaTGTGTATTGGTAGATATTTGGATAGTtggatggatagaaaaaaaaaggatggaaatatagaaaagatgtatcattttcttatcaatatGTTATATTACTGGAAACCTGAAGGTTCATCTGTCTCAAATATCATCACCTCTGATAAACATCCCACACTTTATTTTGTACCACCCTTGTTTTCCAAACagttaataatgtttatgatgccTTTTCTCCAATTTGCTTCCCTTGGGATCAAGATTTAATGATCAGTTTAACATCACAAACTCCTCTCGCTCATAAGGGTGTCTACTGATCAATTTTCAAATGGCCAATTCATACCTAACCCTAGGGGGATGCCCTTTCTAAATCTGACCTGTAGCTGGCCTGGAAACTGCTTCTATTACACCCTGCTAGTCCCCTCTCGTGTTACCACTGTACCACATTGGCCTTTGTAAAACTATTACCTTTACAATACATGATTAGTTTTAGGGCTTAAACTGGAGTTCTTTGATCTCACAATAATGAATTCCATATATTCAAATAGAATCTGGAATGTATATAAAACTTTCAAGGTTTAAAGTAAGATTAGTGACAAGTGAACAATTCAACTGAAATTCATGAAATATAACTCTTGCAAGTGTTGCTTTATCTATGTATTTCAAGGACCATACTTTTTATCTTGCTATACAGAGATTACTTCAAATGATATGATACATTTTCTTTCCTGATGATAAATAGgcataaaaaagatgaaaggtGAAATAACACAACTAGTTAGCTCACATGAGTATGAGGATGAAGTGGTTAAATGAAATACCAagttttacatattcattttatcATACAGAACTGTCTTAAAATTATATTTACATCTTTattcagcaatatatatatttttaatgaaaaCTACCTAATCTGAACATATGGTTGCTGATGATTCCAGTGGACACAAAAAAATTTCCTAAAATGATTTGCTATATATTGAATAACAATTTGATTAACTGGTTTTCCTACAGAAACAGTAAAAAATGCAGAACacctatagaagaaaaaaaaaacaatatggttATTTGAGAttttataaaaagataaaaaattacattaataacaacataatactCCATGAAGGTTTCATCTTTCAACAGCAAATCATAACATTCTAGTACATTGTGCcaaaaatacatttgaaagtcTACAGATGATGGAAATACTTGTCACACATGGAACTACTTAAAGAAACAACCTGCTGTCTACATAGCCTTCTAAAGCAAGAAGTGCTGGACATTTTGTCAGATCAATGTTGGTTAATAATTTTGCTGAGACGCTGATGTGTGTATGGATCATAAGGAGTAGTGCCTCGGATGGTAATCTCCAGAGGGTTAGAATAAACATCAGCCGCCAACTCCTGGACAGCAATTTCCTTGTCTGTCTTTGCAATCTTGACAGCCTCATCAACTTCCTTGCGCACTTCACCATCGATTTTCTGCAAGACACGGTAAATGACATTGTATCTCTTTTATAAAATTAACATTACTCCACCCTGACCTTTTATTAAAGTAATTCTATAATGACACTGTAATCCAGCAGGCATCATGCAAACAATAGCATCTATTGTGGAAAAAAATTATACAGAAAATGTTCATATTCTCAAACAAGGAACTTTACTTATACAAACCTTGAGCTCTTCAGCTGTAACCAAATCTGCAGACAGAATGCGTTCCTTAAAGAGCATGATTGGATCTCTGGTCTGACGGACCTCCTGGATTTCATCACGTGTACGATAAGATGTACCAGGGTCAGACATGGAATGACCGTGGTAGCGGTATGTTGCGACCTCCAGGACTAAAGGTCCTTTTCCAGAAGTGCAATGCTCTACGCAGTAACTGATGGCCTCCTTCACACTCAGTACATCCATACCATCAATCTGTAGTTTAACAAAATAGTATCCTTAGTGTATGCCTTATATCCCAGGTTTACAATTTTATATCTACTTCTAAAAGGACTAAAACTGAGGTAATACAGAAACTACATCTAATTGCTGATTCTGTGGTATGCAAGGAAATCTTATCCAAATATCAAACTACAAAATATGCAGAATAAAGTAAATATTTCAAGGAAAATGTATCCAATCCCAGAAAGATCTCCTAGCAATTCAAGGAAACTGTCTTATTACTTTAtaaggggggcaggggaagaaaCAAATGGTTTCCCTAAAGTAATTTTGCCAATTCTGAAAAATCACTCGGGATTTCATATTCTTATAGCAATCTTCTACTTCATCTTAAAAAGCCTACCCATATTCCAGGCACGTAGTCTCCACGAGTGTAGTAGTTGGTTGAGGCTGAGGCTCGGTCAACACTAGTACCCATGCCATAACCATTATTCTCACAAATAAATACGGCTGGCAAATTCATCAGCTTGGCTATGTTGTATGCTTCAAAAAGCTGGCCCtgtgggagaggatagaggagttTATAAATGACtatctattataaaaaaaatattattaataacaatgataataattgaaaggataatgaagaagcaagagaagtgaaaaagaaaaacaatatatcaaCTCATATTCACAACCGTCCTTTTAAtcatgaaagaaaaatgtaataatcTACAGACAGATATAAGAAAAGATTCAATCACTTAATAATAAAGCCACTCTAACACACTATTAATCTAAATTAACCAAGAGTACAACAAAGACTTGCCTGATTGGCAGCTCCATCACCATAAAGACTGACATTGATACCATTGTTCTCCAAGTACTTGTTAGCGAGGGCGATGCCGGCACCTACAGGCACCTGGGCACCTACAATACCATTACCACCGTAGAAGTTCTTAGCGTACATATGCATGGAACCTCCTTTGCCTCTGGCCATTCCTTGTGTCCTTCCCGTCAATTCTGCCATGATACCTTGAAAGTGTATGCTTTTATTAGTACATGATAAAAAGAACACGCCATCTTCAGATACACACCttgaaaacaaaaagtaaacaaataaataaataaataaagtatctACAAAACCCATTATAAAGCAGCTCATTCAGAAAAGTAAACTCCAGTATCTAaaccaatgttaataatgaaaactgCTGCCCTAATAACCCAACCCAAAACATTCAAGTTTTGTAACAATAGATAAAACAAGTaaaagttttacatatatatgtcccagcaaggaaaggagaataaattcCTTATGGGAAACCACAAGGAAATGTTATTCATTACAATATTTGCAAGAAATCCAAAGACTTCCTCATCTTCTAATGCCAGTTCCTATAAAGAGGAGTTGCAAGcctaaaactttaccacctaaaTACAGGTAACATGAACAGTAGCTGTAATGAGGATGGTACTTTAAATACAAActtccatcttttatatataacatattaagcATTTCCTAGGTTCCCTCCaataatttattaatttttttctaaccaccttcatcatcatcttttatacAGAATGATTACAAGAGTATAATCTGCATTTTCATGTGAGAATAATTCCATAATCACCTTCAGAATACACAGAGATATTTCAAGTTCTAATAAAACATTAGATATTACGAACTTGTGACGCTGCAACCCATGACGTACGCCCATCCATGGTCTCGGTAGGCAGTGATGACAGAGTCTTGTGCCCTCAGAGCTCCCTTGATACCAACACAAATAGCTTCTTGGCCACTGTACAAATGGCAAAATCCACGAATAGCCTGTGGAAAGTACGAGAATGGAGTAAATCTAAGGCAACGTAATATAACCCAGGTCAGTACAGTATCACAATGAAAGAAAATTCTCCAGCTTGAACGTCAGTTTCCAAGAGGTATACAAAGCGATTACTAATCCACTGTGATAACAACAGAAGGTAAAGTAAAGTAAATGGAAATACAAAGAATGgcaaaaatgagaataaatcaCCACTCTCGGCATTTTTCATTACCTTTTCCTTGTAGAGGTTGCTAGCAGCACTCTCCATTCTCCTGATCATCTGCATCTGCGTATAAAAAGTGAGGGCTTCGTCCCGAGTGCATGACGTCGTGCTGTTTGGGGGCGTCTCAAGTTTGTGCAATTTGTAGGGTCTTGTCTCAAAGGTTGCTTCAGTTGCTGTTCCACTGTTCCTTACTGAAGAGGTCATAAAAGGTGCCAAGGCTCTCTGTGGGGATATAAGGGTTTTCTTAAGAATGTGAAAATTTAAGAAAGTAATGGCAtattcaataaaacaataatttcaTTCTATACATAAAATCAATATGTGGTTTTATATTCTGCATTTAAAATGATTTAATTCAAATTCATTTTACAAATCATAAGCATGCATATACAGCATTTATATATGAAGACAGTACCAAATA
It contains:
- the LOC113806262 gene encoding probable pyruvate dehydrogenase E1 component subunit alpha, mitochondrial isoform X4, with the translated sequence MLSKFIRSVVQQGHANQRALAPFMTSSVRNSGTATEATFETRPYKLHKLETPPNSTTSCTRDEALTFYTQMQMIRRMESAASNLYKEKAIRGFCHLYSGQEAICVGIKGALRAQDSVITAYRDHGWAYVMGCSVTSIMAELTGRTQGMARGKGGSMHMYAKNFYGGNGIVGAQVPVGAGIALANKYLENNGINVSLYGDGAANQGQLFEAYNIAKLMNLPAVFICENNGYGMGTSVDRASASTNYYTRGDYVPGIWIDGMDVLSVKEAISYCVEHCTSGKGPLVLEVATYRYHGHSMSDPGTSYRTRDEIQEVRQTRDPIMLFKERILSADLVTAEELKKIDGEVRKEVDEAVKIAKTDKEIAVQELAADVYSNPLEITIRGTTPYDPYTHQRLSKIINQH
- the LOC113806262 gene encoding probable pyruvate dehydrogenase E1 component subunit alpha, mitochondrial isoform X1, translated to MLSKFIRSVVQQGHANQYSAWSGARNTASLMWTDFWELSMVSKATKIAQTCEEMAKRALAPFMTSSVRNSGTATEATFETRPYKLHKLETPPNSTTSCTRDEALTFYTQMQMIRRMESAASNLYKEKAIRGFCHLYSGQEAICVGIKGALRAQDSVITAYRDHGWAYVMGCSVTSIMAELTGRTQGMARGKGGSMHMYAKNFYGGNGIVGAQVPVGAGIALANKYLENNGINVSLYGDGAANQGQLFEAYNIAKLMNLPAVFICENNGYGMGTSVDRASASTNYYTRGDYVPGIWIDGMDVLSVKEAISYCVEHCTSGKGPLVLEVATYRYHGHSMSDPGTSYRTRDEIQEVRQTRDPIMLFKERILSADLVTAEELKKIDGEVRKEVDEAVKIAKTDKEIAVQELAADVYSNPLEITIRGTTPYDPYTHQRLSKIINQH
- the LOC113806262 gene encoding probable pyruvate dehydrogenase E1 component subunit alpha, mitochondrial isoform X2 — translated: MLSKFIRSVVQQGHANQYSAWSGARNTASLMWTDFWELSMRALAPFMTSSVRNSGTATEATFETRPYKLHKLETPPNSTTSCTRDEALTFYTQMQMIRRMESAASNLYKEKAIRGFCHLYSGQEAICVGIKGALRAQDSVITAYRDHGWAYVMGCSVTSIMAELTGRTQGMARGKGGSMHMYAKNFYGGNGIVGAQVPVGAGIALANKYLENNGINVSLYGDGAANQGQLFEAYNIAKLMNLPAVFICENNGYGMGTSVDRASASTNYYTRGDYVPGIWIDGMDVLSVKEAISYCVEHCTSGKGPLVLEVATYRYHGHSMSDPGTSYRTRDEIQEVRQTRDPIMLFKERILSADLVTAEELKKIDGEVRKEVDEAVKIAKTDKEIAVQELAADVYSNPLEITIRGTTPYDPYTHQRLSKIINQH
- the LOC113806262 gene encoding probable pyruvate dehydrogenase E1 component subunit alpha, mitochondrial isoform X3, with product MLSKFIRSVVQQGHANQVSKATKIAQTCEEMAKRALAPFMTSSVRNSGTATEATFETRPYKLHKLETPPNSTTSCTRDEALTFYTQMQMIRRMESAASNLYKEKAIRGFCHLYSGQEAICVGIKGALRAQDSVITAYRDHGWAYVMGCSVTSIMAELTGRTQGMARGKGGSMHMYAKNFYGGNGIVGAQVPVGAGIALANKYLENNGINVSLYGDGAANQGQLFEAYNIAKLMNLPAVFICENNGYGMGTSVDRASASTNYYTRGDYVPGIWIDGMDVLSVKEAISYCVEHCTSGKGPLVLEVATYRYHGHSMSDPGTSYRTRDEIQEVRQTRDPIMLFKERILSADLVTAEELKKIDGEVRKEVDEAVKIAKTDKEIAVQELAADVYSNPLEITIRGTTPYDPYTHQRLSKIINQH